Proteins encoded within one genomic window of Elstera cyanobacteriorum:
- a CDS encoding M23 family metallopeptidase, with protein MIRYLAAGVALLLSTAAVAFTLDAPVEQGRLVRGQTAPGAQILLDGKPLPVSAAGAFVFGLARDAKGSITLSENGVATVLPIAAKVWDIQKIDGLPPAKVNPDPEGMKRIQAEAAQLKTVRALVSDLTGFAEAFQWPAEGRISGIYGSQRILNGEPRAPHLGLDIAGPTGTPIRAPASGKIVLAEPDLFFTGRTLILDHGHGVASIFAHLSASSVTVGQAIQAGQEIGRVGATGRVTGPHLHWGVYWGSVTVDPRPLLPSQDPTPLP; from the coding sequence TTGATCCGTTATCTGGCCGCTGGCGTTGCGCTGCTGCTCTCCACCGCAGCGGTGGCCTTCACCCTTGATGCACCGGTCGAACAGGGGCGGTTGGTCCGCGGGCAAACGGCGCCGGGGGCCCAGATTTTGCTGGATGGCAAGCCGCTGCCCGTCTCCGCCGCCGGGGCTTTCGTCTTCGGTCTGGCCCGGGACGCCAAGGGCAGCATCACCCTCAGCGAAAACGGCGTGGCGACCGTGCTGCCGATTGCAGCGAAAGTCTGGGATATTCAGAAGATCGACGGGTTGCCGCCTGCTAAGGTCAATCCTGACCCTGAAGGGATGAAGCGCATCCAGGCCGAAGCGGCGCAATTGAAAACCGTGCGGGCGCTGGTTAGCGATCTCACGGGGTTTGCCGAGGCGTTTCAATGGCCCGCCGAGGGGCGGATCAGCGGTATTTATGGCTCGCAGCGGATTTTGAACGGCGAGCCGCGCGCCCCGCACTTGGGCCTCGATATTGCCGGGCCGACGGGAACGCCCATCCGTGCCCCCGCATCGGGGAAGATCGTGCTGGCGGAACCCGATTTGTTTTTCACCGGGCGAACGCTGATTCTGGATCACGGCCACGGCGTCGCGTCGATCTTCGCCCATCTATCGGCAAGTTCGGTGACGGTAGGTCAGGCGATCCAAGCCGGGCAGGAAATCGGCCGGGTCGGGGCGACGGGCCGCGTGACCGGCCCGCACTTGCATTGGGGCGTCTATTGGGGCAGCGTCACGGTCGATCCGCGCCCGCTGCTGCCTTCCCAAGACCCGACGCCGCTGCCGTAA